In one Erinaceus europaeus chromosome 3, mEriEur2.1, whole genome shotgun sequence genomic region, the following are encoded:
- the HAAO gene encoding 3-hydroxyanthranilate 3,4-dioxygenase isoform X3, translating to MQPVRVRVWVEENRAFFLPPVCNKLLHQEQLKVMFVGGPNTRKDYHIEEGEEVFYQLQGDMILRVLERGRHRDVVIRQGEVFLLPAGIPHSPQRFANTVGLVIERRRLPSELDGLRFYVENTTDVLFEKWFYCEDLGTQLAPIIQEWVPPPSSLHLQRPGPQGSSALSSTGRGNPFLVTVLGEGSSTGSSQDVDVWLWQLEGSSVVTVGTQSLGLAPDDSLLVPAGTQYTWERAKGSMALSVTQDPTHKKPLG from the exons GCATCAAGAACAGCTCAAGGTTATGTTCGTGGGGGGCCCCAACACCAGGAAGGACTACCACATCGAGGAGGGCGAGGAG GTGTTCTACCAGCTGCAGGGGGACATGATTCTGCGGGTGCTGGAGCGGGGGCGACATCGGGACGTGGTCATCCGGCAGGGAGAG GTCTTTCTGCTGCCCGCTGGGATCCCccactctccacagaggtttgcCAACACAGTGGGGCTGGTCATCGAGCGCCGGCGGCTGCCCAGTGAGTTGGACGGGCTTCG CTTCTACGTGGAGAACACCACGGATGTCTTGTTCGAGAAGTGGTTCTACTGCGAGGACCTGGGCACACAGCTGGCCCCCATCATCCAGGAGTGGGTCCCTCCTCCGAGCTCACTGCACCTGCAGAGGCCAGGCCCCCAGG GTTCTTCAGCTCTGAGCAGCACAGGACGGGGAAACCCATTCCTG GTGACGGTCCTCGGAGAAGGCAGCAGCACAGGCTCAAGCCAGGATGTGGACGTGTGGCTATGGCAGCTG GAGGGCTCCTCCGTGGTGACAGTGGGGACCCAGAGTCTGGGCCTGGCTCCTGATGACAGCCTCCTGGTGCCGGCTGGGACTCA GTACACCTGGGAGCGAGCTAAGGGTTCGATGGCCCTGTCTGTGACCCAGGACCCTACCCACAAGAAGCCCCTGGGGTGA
- the HAAO gene encoding 3-hydroxyanthranilate 3,4-dioxygenase isoform X2: MQPVRVRVWVEENRAFFLPPVCNKLLHQEQLKVMFVGGPNTRKDYHIEEGEEVFYQLQGDMILRVLERGRHRDVVIRQGEVFLLPAGIPHSPQRFANTVGLVIERRRLPSELDGLRFYVENTTDVLFEKWFYCEDLGTQLAPIIQEFFSSEQHRTGKPIPEQLCGEPPFPLSSRALMEPMSLRAWLDGHRSQLQAGSDLSLFGDGYETQEGSSVVTVGTQSLGLAPDDSLLVPAGTQYTWERAKGSMALSVTQDPTHKKPLG; this comes from the exons GCATCAAGAACAGCTCAAGGTTATGTTCGTGGGGGGCCCCAACACCAGGAAGGACTACCACATCGAGGAGGGCGAGGAG GTGTTCTACCAGCTGCAGGGGGACATGATTCTGCGGGTGCTGGAGCGGGGGCGACATCGGGACGTGGTCATCCGGCAGGGAGAG GTCTTTCTGCTGCCCGCTGGGATCCCccactctccacagaggtttgcCAACACAGTGGGGCTGGTCATCGAGCGCCGGCGGCTGCCCAGTGAGTTGGACGGGCTTCG CTTCTACGTGGAGAACACCACGGATGTCTTGTTCGAGAAGTGGTTCTACTGCGAGGACCTGGGCACACAGCTGGCCCCCATCATCCAGGA GTTCTTCAGCTCTGAGCAGCACAGGACGGGGAAACCCATTCCTG AGCAGCTGTGTGGAGAGCCACCCTTCCCCCTGAGCTCGAGAGCTCTCATGGAGCCCATGTCCCTGCGTGCCTGGCTGGACGGCCACCGCTCCCAGCTGCAGGCGGGCTCAGACCTCAGCCTGTTTGGAGACGGCTATGAGACCCAG GAGGGCTCCTCCGTGGTGACAGTGGGGACCCAGAGTCTGGGCCTGGCTCCTGATGACAGCCTCCTGGTGCCGGCTGGGACTCA GTACACCTGGGAGCGAGCTAAGGGTTCGATGGCCCTGTCTGTGACCCAGGACCCTACCCACAAGAAGCCCCTGGGGTGA
- the HAAO gene encoding 3-hydroxyanthranilate 3,4-dioxygenase isoform X1, giving the protein MQPVRVRVWVEENRAFFLPPVCNKLLHQEQLKVMFVGGPNTRKDYHIEEGEEVFYQLQGDMILRVLERGRHRDVVIRQGEVFLLPAGIPHSPQRFANTVGLVIERRRLPSELDGLRFYVENTTDVLFEKWFYCEDLGTQLAPIIQEFFSSEQHRTGKPIPEQLCGEPPFPLSSRALMEPMSLRAWLDGHRSQLQAGSDLSLFGDGYETQVTVLGEGSSTGSSQDVDVWLWQLEGSSVVTVGTQSLGLAPDDSLLVPAGTQYTWERAKGSMALSVTQDPTHKKPLG; this is encoded by the exons GCATCAAGAACAGCTCAAGGTTATGTTCGTGGGGGGCCCCAACACCAGGAAGGACTACCACATCGAGGAGGGCGAGGAG GTGTTCTACCAGCTGCAGGGGGACATGATTCTGCGGGTGCTGGAGCGGGGGCGACATCGGGACGTGGTCATCCGGCAGGGAGAG GTCTTTCTGCTGCCCGCTGGGATCCCccactctccacagaggtttgcCAACACAGTGGGGCTGGTCATCGAGCGCCGGCGGCTGCCCAGTGAGTTGGACGGGCTTCG CTTCTACGTGGAGAACACCACGGATGTCTTGTTCGAGAAGTGGTTCTACTGCGAGGACCTGGGCACACAGCTGGCCCCCATCATCCAGGA GTTCTTCAGCTCTGAGCAGCACAGGACGGGGAAACCCATTCCTG AGCAGCTGTGTGGAGAGCCACCCTTCCCCCTGAGCTCGAGAGCTCTCATGGAGCCCATGTCCCTGCGTGCCTGGCTGGACGGCCACCGCTCCCAGCTGCAGGCGGGCTCAGACCTCAGCCTGTTTGGAGACGGCTATGAGACCCAG GTGACGGTCCTCGGAGAAGGCAGCAGCACAGGCTCAAGCCAGGATGTGGACGTGTGGCTATGGCAGCTG GAGGGCTCCTCCGTGGTGACAGTGGGGACCCAGAGTCTGGGCCTGGCTCCTGATGACAGCCTCCTGGTGCCGGCTGGGACTCA GTACACCTGGGAGCGAGCTAAGGGTTCGATGGCCCTGTCTGTGACCCAGGACCCTACCCACAAGAAGCCCCTGGGGTGA